In the Rhinoderma darwinii isolate aRhiDar2 chromosome 13, aRhiDar2.hap1, whole genome shotgun sequence genome, one interval contains:
- the LOC142666264 gene encoding F-box and WD repeat domain containing protein 10B-like: METMEISEFKLQCAPDLRCENQPSRMPLCQVCETCVLGTKVVVTKELFIRAGHSSQRKFLFGVIRRLKSLDLLVYMERVLEPALGKDYTYSRSRINPSLAQDFSTSGSDRALNKHMLHQFMTETWEWFRIGSYWTKVNYTLHLLQMCSTHLLQSAANLIHVLIAQEGQEAEQQESHEEKSKMKESGKTREPTQDDPSLMVVTTSFQSTSGVRKYKDFIRCLPVHLSKKILGYLKKKLFSCLFVSHHWCYLTKDLLLDLEAETVVRNEAMILQGTSYKGVSVSYAKILPVPVPKIGENGNALPRLEKYYQEIKSGECLEAAYTDIETQTVSLEERNLFCGSYNVLILTGQGDPHRVIHFDGGRLVAVGSRDRKVKLYDVADMAQIPPLIQGHAGSIRVVRLCEERGFVFSGGFDLSIRQWDLHTGLCLRIYHGHMKTITCLDVQDDLLVSGAKDGLVKVWDITTGKCLRTFKHKDAVLAVKMRDWLVVSGCEKGLVKVWHVESAELIKTLPGHQGAIKCLSFDQWHLVSGSSDGYAIAWSMVGTFQKRLMTFRHPKEVMCLELMYLRVITGCADGKIRIFNFLNGDCLRVMRANSKADPVAALCIRDNSLRRFHGITHKHQNESMS; encoded by the exons ATGGAAACCATGGAGATATCAGAGTTCAAGCTGCAATGTGCCCCAGATCTCCGCTGTGAGAACCAGCCTTCACGAATGCCACTTTGCCAAGTGTGTGAGACATGCGTACTGGGCACCAAAGTCGTTGTCACCAAGGAACTGTTTATAAGGGCCGGGCACAGCTCCCAAAGAAAGTTCCTATTTGGGGTGATCAGGCGACTCAAGAGCCTGGACTTGCTGGTTTATATGGAGAGAGTACTGGAGCCAGCTCTCGGCAAAGACTATACATACAGTCGATCAAGGATTAACCCAAGCCTGGCACAGGACTTCAGTACCAGCGGCTCAGACCGGGCACTAAACAAGCACATGTTGCACCAATTTATGACGGAGACTTGGGAATGGTTTCGGATTGGATCTTATTGGACCAAAGTGAACTATACGCTGCATCTCCTACAGATGTGCAGCACCCACCTGCTGCAAAGTGCTGCCAACTTAATCCATGTACTCATTGCCCAGGAGGGGCAAGAAGCAG AACAACAAGAATCACATGAGGAAAAGTCCAAGATGAAGGAATCTGGTAAAACACGAGAACCCACACAAGACGACCCATCTCTTATGGTGGTCACTACTTCCTTCCAGTCAACATCCGGCGTTAGGAAATACAAAGACTTCATTCGTTGCCTCCCAGTGCATCTCTCCAAAAAAATTCTAG GATACTTGAAGAAGAAGCTCTTCAGCTGTCTCTTTGTGTCTCATCACTGGTGCTACCTGACAAAGGACCTTCTCCTGGACCTCGAGGCCGAGACAGTTGTGAGGAATGAAGCAATGATCCTGCAG ggaacTTCATATAAGGGGGTGAGCGTTTCATATGCCAAAATCCTACCAGTACCGGTACCGAAAATTGGTGAAAATGGCAATGCTTTACCGAGGCTTGAAAAGTACTACCAAGAAATAAAG TCCGGAGAATGTTTGGAAGCAGCATATACAGATATAGAGACCCAAACCGTGTCCCTGGAGGAGAGGAATCTTTTCTGTGGATCATATAATGTTCTCATTCTtacaggaca gggtgaCCCGCACAGAGTGATCCATTTTGACGGGGGACGGTTGGTCGCTGTTGGCTCAAGAGATCGCAAAGTTAAGCTATACGATGTGGCAGACATGGCACAAATCCCACCCCTGATTCAAGGACATGCCGGGAGCATCCGTGTGGTGAGACTGTGTGAGGAGAGGGGCTTCGTATTCAGTGGAGGGTTTGATCTCAGTATCAG GCAGTGGGACTTGCACACGGGACTGTGCCTCAGAATATATCACGGACACATGAAGACCATAACATGCCTGGATGTACAAGATGATTTGCTGGTTTCTGGAGCAAAAGATGGACTTGTAAAAG TGTGGGATATCACCACCGGGAAATGCCTGCGGACATTTAAGCATAAGGACGCGGTACTGGCTGTGAAAATGAGGGACTGGTTAGTGGTGAGCGGCTGTGAGAAGGGTCTCGTCAAAGTCTGGCACGTTGAATCTGCTGAATTAATCAAG ACATTACCTGGTCACCAGGGAGCTATAAAATGCCTGTCGTTTGATCAGTGGCACTTGGTATCAGGGAGTTCTGATGGATACGCAATTGCCTGGAGCATGGTGGGAACTTTTCAGAAACGCTTAATGACCTTCAGGCATCCAAA GGAGGTGATGTGTCTGGAGTTGATGTACCTTAGGGTTATTACAGGATGCGCTGATGGCAAAATCCGTATATTTAATTTCCTCAATGGAGACTGTCTCAGAGTGATGAGAGCCAATAGCAAAGCTGACCCGGTGGCCGCACTGTGTATTCGTGACAACAG TTTGAGGAGGTTTCATGGGATTACTCACAAGCATCAGAACGAGTCAATGTCCTAA